In the Deltaproteobacteria bacterium genome, one interval contains:
- a CDS encoding amino acid ABC transporter substrate-binding protein, with amino-acid sequence MPKIKTGFVLLIAWLLGCIAQPSYANIHEIRVGATVSATGKFALEVGPFKKILTAWAEMINEQGGLYLKKSNRRVPVKMIVYDDQSDEATARRFYQRLITEDKVHLLLGPYSSSLTFAISSLSEKERIPLLAICANSPKIYQRGFQWLVGLLDEAPRYTYRYWEMLQAGKKAKTVSFVVEETLHPLSVYEGARLLAEKAGIKTLTADIVPADTRNFTAMLNKLQKSDPDIIFCSANIPLASLFMRQAREFGLSPREFHVTHHSGVFKKYLGLEAEGITGQSYWVPEMKGGSASRFLEILAKARIDRDDYPWAPAYMMALEIVEQTLEQTPSLEAGQLMETLKTHSFRTLGGPNRFNATGLGQINTYPSQIQDGRYQILWPKEIATGTHRYPNLPQKRR; translated from the coding sequence ATGCCAAAAATAAAAACAGGGTTTGTTTTACTGATTGCCTGGCTGTTAGGTTGTATCGCTCAACCGTCTTACGCCAATATCCATGAAATCCGTGTCGGGGCCACAGTCTCGGCTACCGGTAAATTCGCCCTGGAGGTCGGGCCTTTCAAGAAAATATTGACGGCCTGGGCGGAAATGATCAATGAACAGGGTGGACTCTATCTTAAAAAAAGCAATAGACGGGTGCCGGTTAAAATGATTGTCTATGATGATCAGAGCGATGAGGCCACGGCCCGACGTTTTTATCAGCGTCTGATCACGGAGGATAAGGTGCATCTGCTTCTGGGGCCTTATAGCAGTTCCCTGACCTTTGCCATCAGCTCCCTGTCCGAAAAGGAGCGGATTCCCCTGTTGGCCATTTGCGCCAATTCCCCTAAAATCTACCAGCGCGGCTTTCAATGGCTGGTGGGGCTGCTCGATGAAGCCCCCCGTTATACCTATCGTTACTGGGAAATGCTTCAAGCCGGGAAAAAGGCCAAAACCGTTTCTTTTGTCGTTGAAGAAACCCTCCATCCTTTAAGTGTCTATGAAGGGGCCAGGCTTCTGGCTGAAAAGGCCGGGATAAAAACCCTCACCGCAGACATCGTTCCGGCCGACACCCGTAATTTCACAGCCATGCTGAACAAGCTTCAAAAATCAGACCCGGATATCATCTTCTGTTCGGCCAACATTCCTTTGGCCTCTTTGTTTATGCGGCAGGCCAGGGAATTCGGATTATCCCCCAGGGAGTTCCATGTCACCCATCATAGTGGGGTCTTTAAAAAGTACCTGGGCCTGGAGGCCGAAGGGATTACCGGCCAATCCTATTGGGTGCCGGAGATGAAAGGGGGTTCAGCCTCCCGGTTTTTGGAAATTCTGGCCAAGGCCCGGATCGATAGGGATGACTATCCCTGGGCCCCGGCTTATATGATGGCCCTGGAAATTGTGGAACAAACCCTGGAACAGACTCCATCCCTGGAGGCCGGCCAGTTAATGGAAACCCTGAAGACCCATTCTTTCCGGACCCTGGGGGGGCCCAACCGCTTTAACGCCACGGGCCTGGGACAGATCAATACCTATCCCAGCCAGATCCAGGATGGGCGATACCAAATCCTCTGGCCGAAAGAGATCGCCACCGGAACCCATCGCTATCCGAACCTGCCCCAAAAGAGAAGGTAA